A window from Bacillota bacterium encodes these proteins:
- a CDS encoding DUF4058 family protein, which produces MWPHVHRLLIVALHDDLGARLPPKYYVAVDERVYLTTYDDPYFVYPDLAVGHVATGQASEAAAIYRAGNQTPAPDGAQTVLVPVPREMR; this is translated from the coding sequence TTGTGGCCGCACGTCCACCGGCTCCTGATTGTGGCGCTGCACGATGACTTGGGCGCGAGGCTGCCGCCGAAGTACTACGTGGCGGTGGACGAACGGGTCTATCTGACGACGTATGACGATCCGTACTTCGTGTACCCGGACCTGGCCGTCGGACATGTTGCGACCGGCCAGGCGTCGGAAGCGGCGGCTATCTACAGAGCCGGCAACCAAACGCCCGCTCCGGACGGAGCGCAGACAGTGCTTGTGCCGGTTCCCAGGGAGATGCGT